From one Rhopalosiphum padi isolate XX-2018 chromosome 2, ASM2088224v1, whole genome shotgun sequence genomic stretch:
- the LOC132921326 gene encoding myogenesis-regulating glycosidase-like — protein MDRQTFNRKLKMANFLAFCVIALTLVSASLATSDYIVLYSENEKELQVTYEKTITSKNLKLTFYEDCINKDPSVCTSKTGDNSSYIRYFSESEKQECKHFEQISESMNDIFQFCVDMENSSWFGGAETGLQEWPLNKLNWTDMSYVTKESYSQAVVESYFFNSDGFYIHINDSVALFVDINGPRPGKMCFTSKVVAPYRKVRNIMQFRVCKFSNPRIAHENAIKDFLGTPTSIPDPYVIKYPIWSTWARYKIVVNTSSVLSYAEEIVKNGFQRGTFEIDDKWETCYGNAEVDVKRFENIHDTVNKLKSYGFKTSLWTHPFVNKECSIHETIKNKGYFVNSTSNTVDSTWWNGNASYVDFTNPEAAAWWSNSLRNLLATSGIDTLKFDAGESSWSPPLPIYYDNDLTYYPDNIVNAYLNTIKAFGNGIEYRSSRRSQEFGCLLRMIDRESRWSYELGLPTLITSLIHLNMIGYPFVLPDMIGGNGYNNLPPSKEMYIRWMQAAVFMPVVQFSYTPWDFDSQTLNLCRHFMDLRSNYTDTIVDLMKNTVANGSPVNPPVWWIDPTDADAYAIDDQFLLGENILVAPVLVEGATSRNIYLPTGLWRDENHPGSSLLSGRTWLINYPASLEVLPWFTRVSSESLSEPSSSICRIPSASYIFVLGLIAYLFR, from the exons CATTTTGTGTCATTGCATTGACGTTAGTATCGGCGTCTTTGGCTACATCAGATTATATCGTTTTATACTCCGAAAATGAAAAGGAGTTGCAAGTGACATATGAAA AAACAATAACATCGAAGAATCTAAAGCTAACCTTCTATGAAGATTGTATCAATAAAGATCCAAGTGTTTGCACATCGAAAACAGGAGACAATTCAAGCTACATACGCTACTTTTCAGAATCAGAAAAACAGGAATGTAAGCATTTCGAACAAATCAGTGAATCAATgaatgatatttttcaattttgtgtcGACATGGAGAATAGTTCTTGGTTTGGTGGTGCTGAAACGGGCTTACAAGAATGGCCTCTAAATAAACTTAACTGGACAGATATGTCATATGTAACAAAAGAATCATACAGCCAAGCA GTCGTCGAGTCTTATTTCTTCAACTCCGACGGTTTTTACATACACATCAACGATTCAGTTGCCTTATTTGTAGACATTAATGGCCCTAGACCAGGAAAAATGTGTTTTACCTCAAAAGTTGTTGCTCCGTACAGAAAAGTTAGGAATATTATGCAATTCCGTGTATGCAAATTTAGTAATCCCCGAATAGCTCACGAAAACGCTATTAAAGATTTTCTTGGCACGCCTACATCTATACCCGATCCTTATGTAATAAAGTACCCGATTTGGTCAACATGGGCTAGATATAAGATTGTTGTCAACACATCTTCCGTTTTGAGTTATGCCGaagaaatagtaaaaaatgGATTTCAAAGAGGTACATTCGAGATTGATGACAAGTGGGAAACTTGCTACGGTAATGCAGAGGTTGATGTAAAGcgatttgaaaatattcatgATACAGTAAATAAactaa aATCATACGGTTTTAAGACATCTTTATGGACACATCCGTTCGTAAATAAAGAATGTTCTATTCACGAGACGATCAAAAACAAAGGATACTTTGTGAATAGTACATCGAATACAGTGGATTCTACATGGTGGAATGGCAATGCTTCTTATGTAGACTTCACAAATCCCGAAGCAGCGGCATGGTGGTCCAATTCTCTACGTAATTTACTTGCAACATCTGGCATTGATACATTGAAGTTCGATGCAGGAGAATCCAGTTG GAGTCCGCCACTTCCAATCTATTACGATAATGATTTGACATACTATCCTGATAACATTGTAAACGCATATCTCAATACAATTAAGGCTTTTGGCAACGGAATAGAGTACAGATCATCCAGAAGAAGTCAAGAATTTGGTTGTTTGTTAAGAATGATTGATCGCGAGTCCCGGTGGAGTTACGAATTAGGATTACCAACACTAATAACATCTCTGATACATCTGAATATGATCGGATATCCGTTCGTATTGCCGGATATGATCGGTGGAAATGGTTATAACAACTTACCGCCATCTAAAGAGATGTATATTAGATGGATGCAAGCCGCTGTATTTATGCCAGTCGTACAGTTTTCATATACTCCTTGGGACTTTGACTCACAA ACATTAAACTTGTGCCGACATTTTATGGATCTCCGCAGCAACTATACTGACACAATTGTGGATCTAATGAAAAATACTGTTGCTAATGGTAGCCCAGTGAATCCACCTGTCTGGTGGATCGATCCCACTGATGCAGATGCATATGCGATCGATGACC AATTTCTTTTGGGTGAAAATATCCTGGTAGCTCCAGTACTCGTCGAAGGTGCAACTTCTCGTAATATCTACTTGCCAACGGGTTTGTGGAGAGATGAGAACCATCCCGGAAGTTCACTGTTATCTGGAAGAACATGGCTGATCAATTACCCTGCCAGTCTTGAAGTTCTTCCGTGGTTTACTAGAGTTAGTTCTGAGAGTCTATCAGAACCCTCCAGCTCGATTTGCCGTATACCATCCGCTAGCTATATTTTCGTTTTAGGTTTAATCGCGTATTTATTTCGatga